The genomic DNA CTAAGCTTCTGCTACTGATTGGATAGCTATGTATATcttgatattattaaaataaaaaaggacTACAATAATGCATCATCATTCAACATTGGATGACAATAAATAATTGGGAATACAGCAACGATAAAAACGAAGATACTTatcttttattttaataattagtaAAGCAAAATATTCTAATTTCTCCTTTTATTGACTATTTAATTCGTGGTGTATCCATTGATAGCGAGTCGGTCAAAATGTGCAAAACAAGAGTTGACCATTCTAGATGTCGTGATACCTTCGAGATTCGTTGTTGTGGTTCTTATAATTAATTAACAGATTGCcagaataataataaataaattcacGGTATCTAAAAAATCTCATGAAAATATATATTCTATAAAAAATATAAGGAATTTTCTTTCAAGAAAAGATAAGTTTGAAAGGTCCTTTTGAGATATATATATGATTAATTCCCCTGTAAATTTCCTTTTCGTATACGCTTGTTGAACAACGATAtttacacacacaaaaaaaaaaaaatcgagaaTTTTATTCATAATATAATTCTTCAACTTTTGGCATAATTTCCAAATCATATCCAAATGGGTTAGCTAATAATGCATACATTTAACTTTAGCAATAATGTATAGTATATGCGCATATAATTTCCTTTAATTTTAGTATTATCATCCTTTTATAGGACATAGATAATTAATGGATTCCTCCAAAGACATCCCATTCGATAGTTTGGAGGCTAGGAATATTCCACTTCCTCAAGACATAATCTATGACCTCATCTCTTCACTCATATCCAAACTTCACTATAGTTTAGTATATCCACATCGTGCCAATCCCCGTGCCAATCTAATCATAATAACAATTAATTAACAAAAATCCCCGTGCCAATCTCACTTAATTACCGTCACCTCAATCTAATCAAGCCATCGGCAACCAATGATGGTTGCTTACCACCAACAGACTTATCGCGCTCTCATTCGTCGAGCCCGCTGTCCTCTGTCATCGTGATCCAACCTCTCGTTTTCCCCACTTTAACACGTGTCGAGATGCCTTCGCACGTCACGTAAAATCCCGGAGGGTAGTTTCGGGATTCCGTGATGCAACGTCTTTACGTAGATATCGACAACGCCACTCGTCGTTTATTGGCTCCCCGTCCCAGCGTGGCTCCGCATCCGTCCGATCGAGAGGGGCCCGTCGTGATCGGACGACTGTCGTAAGGGATCTCCGGGTGATAATTATCAGGCGGCCTCATAGCTCGACGCGTGTGAGTCAAAGGCCACGTCACTGGCTCGTCGGGTTCCGCTGAATTCGTCAACCAGATGTCTGACGCCACGTAAGTTTCATCCCACTACACGACAAAAAAGCTCAGCTTGATATAACGACTCGGAGACGATCCCCTACCAAAAATTTCATTTCTTCCTCGTTTCTCTCTGTTTCGATGCCTTTCTCAGTGAAAACAGAGCAGAATCCTACTGCTCCCGATATGTCGTCGAACCCGGCAGCAATGTTACTGCCGCCGGGGTTCCGCTTCCACCCCACCGACGAGGAGCTCATCCTCCACTACCTCGCCAACCGAGCCGCCGCGCAGCCGTGCCCGGCCCCGATCATAGCCGAGGTCGACATCTACAAGTTCGATCCTTGGGACCTCCCAGGTTTTTTAATTTTCCTGCAGCCACAATTAGTTCGCCTTTGTTTTCCAAATCGTTACCTTGCTAAATTGCTCGCGCTCGGTTGAATTCAGCCAAAGCGTGGTTTGGGGACAAGGAGTGGTACTTCTTCAGTCCGAGGGACCGGAAGTACCCGAACGGCCTCCGACCGAACCGCGCCGCCGGGAAGGGCTACTGGAAGGCGACCGGGACCGACAAACCGATCGCGTCGAGCAAGGGGAATGGGAACATTGGAGTGAAGAAGGTGCTTGTTTTCTACACCGGGAAACCGCCAAAGGGGACTAAAACCGATTGGATCATGCACGAGTACCTTCTCTCTCAGGCGCACAAAAAGATGAACAACAATTGCAAGGCCATGAAGCTCCGAGACTCTTCGACCTCGAGGGTAATTTGAATTCACTCGAAATCtctgaaaaaaataatagacGAGAAGTTGATTGCTGATGAAATGATGAATGATTTCAGCTGGACAATTGGGTGCTCTGCAGAATCCACAAGAGATCCAGCTCCCACGAAGCAGAGAAAGAGACATCAACATCCGCAGACGATGTGGGCGTTTCCATCACTGCAAGTCCTCCAAGAACGACAACTCTTCTACGTGACAGCATTCTGAACCTGCCGAAATCATACTCCTTGTCGGAGCTGCTGAGTGCCGTTGACTGTCCTGAGATCTCCCAGTTGCTCGAGCACCCTTACGACGCGCTCGGCTTGTGGAACAACTCGTTCAGCCAAGATCTCAGCAACAGCTGCTTCCAAATCGAAACGCTCTCCCCTGTTTCAGTTTCAGAGATCAACAACAGCAACTCGCTGAAGCGCCCCTTCACGACCAATTACTGCTTCCAAGATGGACCTAAAATTTTTCCGGCAGAAAAAAAAGCAAGAACAGAAACTAATTTAAATTTGACAAATCACCAATCCTTCTTCAACCAACACGTCGTCGTGTCGGGATCTCACTTGGGCTAAAGCTGTGAAGCCTGACAGTAAGAACAGAGTACCTCTGACGTGGAATTCAAGACCAAAATTTAATTTCTCGTGTAGATTTCCTCGCGCGATCTGTAGTGGATAATGAATTAGTTAAACAGTTTGGGAAAAAAGAATTGTGATGGTTTTCCCGAGTGTGACGTCATTGACCTGTATTTCGTCTTAGGATTGTGCTGTTGGATATGAATTGTATTGGAAATATTGAATCTTTTGTCCTGTAGTATTGATGTTCACCGGGAGAACACCTAGAGGCATTTATTCCTATCCTTATCCAACTTCATGGATGGCTTATCCAAAGCACTTTCAGTCTAAAGCTCCCATTTTTATGATAAAAACAACCAAAAGCTTCTAAATTTTGAAAGGAAAAGTTTAGATAGATTACATGATAATGTGCTAAACAACCTCATTGGAGGTTAAACACTCCAACTTCTCCGGTTTCTCTGACAAAGCATCGGACAGTGGTTCGTGATAAATTGTCACGGAGCGCCCTGATAATCTTCAGATTGAAAGGCGAATAATTCTGATCAATTGTCAGACGTTGTTTCAGATCATGCTGCAGAAGATGATGCTTATCCGATGAGGTGGAGAAGATGTGAGTTCAGTCATCGCTGAGCTTTTTGTGCAGTACGTGTCGAATGTTTGCAGCATATGATAAGTATAGGAAAGGACTAGGTGCCGTACTCATGTCGTCCTTAAGATTATGAGAGTGTGCGAGATAGCA from Zingiber officinale cultivar Zhangliang chromosome 4A, Zo_v1.1, whole genome shotgun sequence includes the following:
- the LOC121973136 gene encoding NAC domain-containing protein 2-like; protein product: MPFSVKTEQNPTAPDMSSNPAAMLLPPGFRFHPTDEELILHYLANRAAAQPCPAPIIAEVDIYKFDPWDLPAKAWFGDKEWYFFSPRDRKYPNGLRPNRAAGKGYWKATGTDKPIASSKGNGNIGVKKVLVFYTGKPPKGTKTDWIMHEYLLSQAHKKMNNNCKAMKLRDSSTSRLDNWVLCRIHKRSSSHEAEKETSTSADDVGVSITASPPRTTTLLRDSILNLPKSYSLSELLSAVDCPEISQLLEHPYDALGLWNNSFSQDLSNSCFQIETLSPVSVSEINNSNSLKRPFTTNYCFQDGPKIFPAEKKARTETNLNLTNHQSFFNQHVVVSGSHLG